One window of the Megalops cyprinoides isolate fMegCyp1 chromosome 2, fMegCyp1.pri, whole genome shotgun sequence genome contains the following:
- the LOC118771360 gene encoding proprotein convertase subtilisin/kexin type 4-like — protein MKIIWFLNALCSCTVCFGERIYTNSWAVHLNDVPEQIDRITWKYGFLNLGKIFADGSYYHMKQRGVAKRSLQSHRLYNLRLKKDPKVLWFAQQSGKTRRRRHPSNGAPPNDPLFSKQWFLSTAFNLNVVAAWAHGYTGKGVVVSILDDGIEKSHPDLFENYDPQASYDMNDDDANPEPRYTQIDENRHGTRCAGQVAAAANNSVCGVVVAYQAKIGGIRMLDGHVTDLTEAKSLTLNPEHIDIYSASWGPQDDGSTVDGPSTLASEAFVRGISNGRSGLGSIYVWASGNGGTTSDNCNCDGYANSIYTLSVGSTTERGTVPSYSEPCSAIITAIYSGGSQHYRRIVTTDLRHSCTSDHTGTSASAPLAAGIIALALEANPTLTWRDVQHITVRASRPADLRTKDWHTNGVGRHVSHYYGYGLLDAGRLVDLARKWKPVQPQRKCLTDVITRPHEIRGRLVFQWNETACLRTKNWIRSLEHIQARLTLSYTRRGDLSIILISPLGTRSHLVTFRPFDTSPRGYDDWAFMSIHSWDEDPSGLWTLQIENKGDLSNRGILTHFQLELYGTEERMIRRRMERTVVHQCAVWSSNGTCKECVYPLYMFESICLEACPPHYYESGSNGTQSERKCLPCHRSCHTCFASNQVNNSSNASQVIRVDTVTVSVSTDNQTTGNENSTFDDITENSQET, from the exons ATGAAAATCATTTGGTTTCTAAATGCTCTGTGCAGTTGTACAGTTTGTTTCGGAGAACGCATCTATACCAACAGCTGGgctgttcatttaaatgacGTCCCTGAGCAAATTGACAGGATTACATGGAAATACGGCTTCCTCAATTTAGGGAAG ATTTTTGCAGATGGAAGCTACTACCACATGAAGCAGAGAGGGGTGGCAAAACGATCACTGCAATCGCACCGTTTATATAACCTTCGGCTGAAAAAGGACCCTAAG GTCTTGTGGTTCGCGCAACAATCTGGGAAGACTCGAAGGAGACGACATCCTTCTAACGGCGCACCCCCCAACGATCCCCTCTTTAGCAAGCAATGGTTTTTG agtACAGCATTTAATCTGAATGTTGTGGCAGCCTGGGCACACGGGTACACTGGAAAAGGAGTTGTAGTTTCAATATTAGATGATGGCATTGAGAAGAGCCACCCTGACCTTTTTGAAAATTAT GATCCACAGGCCAGCTATGACATGAATGATGATGATGCCAATCCAGAACCTCGCTACACACAAATTGATGAAAACAG GCATGGGACACGTTGTGCTGGACAGGTGGCAGCAGCGGCGAAcaacagtgtgtgtggagttgtGGTAGCATATCAGGCTAAGATTGGTG GTATTCGCATGCTTGATGGTCATGTGACTGATTTAACAGAAGCCAAATCTCTAACCTTGAATCCGGAGCACATTGATATCTACAGCGCCAGTTGGGGCCCCCAGGATGATGGCAGTACCGTGGATGGGCCTAGCACACTGGCCTCTGAGGCTTTTGTCAGAGGCATAAGTAAT GGGCGCAGTGGCTTGGGTTCAATTTATGTATGGGCCTCTGGAAATGGTGGAACCACATCTGACAACTGCAACTGTGATGGATATGCCAACAGCATATACACTCTTTCTGTTGGCAGTACAACTGAAAGGGGAACTGTGCCCTCCTACAGCGAGCCTTGTTCTGCCATTATAACAGCCATCTACAGTGGTGGCAGCCAGCATTACCGCAGAATT GTCACCACAGACCTGCGACACTCTTGTACCTCTGATCATACAGGAACCTCTGCATCTGCTCCACTGGCTGCTGGAATCATTGCACTGGCTTTAGAGGCAAA CCCTACACTGACCTGGCGTGATGTGCAACACATCACAGTGCGGGCATCTAGACCAGCTGATCTCAGAACCAAAGACTGGCACACAAATGGAGTGGGGAGACATG TCAGCCATTACTATGGGTATGGGCTGCTGGATGCTGGGAGGCTGGTTGACCTGGCCAGGAAATGGAAACCAGTACAACCTCAGAGGAAGTGCCtcactgatgtcatcaccaGGCCCCA TGAGATTCGTGGGAGGCTGGTATTCCAGTGGAATGAGACAGCTTGCCTGAGGACCAAGAACTGGATTCGCTCTTTGGAACACATCCAAGCACGGCTCACGCTGTCCTACACCCGACGAGGAGACCTGTCCATTATTCTCATCAGTCCACTGGGCACCCGCTCCCATCTGGTCACCTTCAG gCCTTTTGATACATCTCCAAGGGGATATGATGACTGGGCCTTTATGAGCATACATAGCTGGGATGAAGACCCTAGTGGCTTGTGGACTCTCCAAATAGAAAACAAGGGAGACTTATCCAACAGAG GAATCTTGACCCACTTCCAACTAGAACTGTATGGGACTGAGGAGCGTATGATCAGACGTCGCATGGAGCGGACAGTGGTTCATCAGTGTGCAGTTTGGAGCTCCAATGGGACCTGTAAAG AGTGTGTCTACCCCTTATATATGTTTGAGAGCATCTGCCTGGAGGCCTGTCCCCCTCATTACTATGAGTCAGGTAGCAACGGCACCCAGTCTGAAAGGAAGTGCCTACCATGCCACCGGAGCTGCCATACTTGCTTCG CTTCAAACCAGgtgaacaacagcagcaatgccaGTCAGGTCATCAGAGTGGACACAGTGACAGTCAGTGTGTCCACAGACAATCAGACAACAGGCAACGAGAACAGCACTTTTGATGACATAACAGAAAACTCCCAGGAGACATGA
- the ctdspl3 gene encoding CTD small phosphatase-like protein 3, producing MILRSRKIPDGPPTIHRRKRFSTRRKTRVANQAKEKGKEGVVSDKAAQYSNGEGEGIPVVQARARRRAAPCEDDKDFMMPAWCRKRNVHFETGDNFSCTNITVQNIYPPAGCFPTPIKYGVTCPEEELISVEQCVFGYDAFSSLQDEEEDDDVFNPYHFIKNIPPQSQQSKPRTRDIPVKTRSTPQATLVLDLDETLVFSSLNVIENAEYTFHTHFQDHEYKVFMILRPHVKEFLQSMSKLFEMFVYTSAKKEYAEKILDTLDPQKKLFRHRLYQEDCACIFGHYVKDLDVLERDLAKTAVVDNAPHAFPYHLMNMIPIKSWDGDPEDKELQKLMPYLEKLSEADDFRQVLKRRTDHLHRLLSED from the exons ATGATACTTCGGTCTCGAAAGATACCTGATGGCCCTCCAACTATTCATCGTCGTAAACGCTTCTCTACCAGGAGAAAGACACGGGTGGCAAACCAAGCGAAGGAAAAG GGCAAAGAGGGGGTGGTGTCAGACAAGGCAGCACAGTACTCTAATGGGGAAGGGGAAGGTATCCCCGTTGTGCAAGCAAGAGCGAGAAGAAGGGCAGCGCCGTGTGAGGACGACAAAG ATTTCATGATGCCAGCCTGGTGCCGAAAGCGGAATGTGCATTTTGAGACAGGGGACAACTTCTCATGCACTAATATAACAGTGCAGAACATTTACCCTCCAGCTGGGTGCTTCCCAACACCAATAAAATATG GTGTGACGTGCCCTGAGGAGGAGCTGATAAGCGtagaacagtgtgtgtttggataCGATGCTTTCAGCTCACTGCAAGACGAGGAAGAAGATGACGATGTGTTTAACCC GTACCACTTCATCAAAAACATTCCCCCCCAGTCCCAACAATCTAAACCTCGCACTCGGGACATCCCAGTCAAGACaaggagcaccccacaagccaCACTTGTTTTGGATTTG GATGAGACGCTAGTCTTCAGCTCATTGAATGTGATTGAGAATGCAGAATATACTTTCCACACCCACTTTCAGGATCATGAGTACAAA GTCTTCATGATCCTGAGGCCTCATGTCAAAGAGTTTTTGCAAAGCATGTCAAAGCTCTTTGAA atgtttgtttaTACCTCTGCCAAGAAAGAGTATGCAGAGAAGATCCTAGACACACTGGATCCTCAGAAGAAGCTGTTTCG ACATCGTTTGTACCAGGAGGACTGTGCTTGTATTTTTGGCCACTATGTCAAGGACCTAGACGTGCTGGAGAGAGACCTGGCAAAGACGGCTGTTGTGGACAATGCGCCTCATGCCTTCCCTTACCAT CTGATGAACATGATCCCAATTAAGAGCTGGGATGGGGACCCGGAGGACAAAGAACTGCAGAAGCTGATGCCCTATCTCGAGAAACTGTCAGAAGCA GATGATTTTCGGCAGGTACTGAAGAGGAGGACAGATCATTTGCACAGACTGCTGTCTGAAGACTGA
- the LOC118771365 gene encoding transmembrane protein 79-like, giving the protein MTSTGHLANNHHDVKEFDSVKESISDIINQLQDIDPARLSFSPFLDLDTQISLAPVSDSPESSVEELRSPSHSVPGSQHSLEPLTTGDHLDQGLSCQSRSCDNFAEPPQQTEQGELENTVASNIPLEQTLEEDPSENYNRAPLPDSQGDIPNGRDREQWNPLESTNLESTVDEDHPLIRALPECIEMGVWNPQEEGECEAIPDSAERERCCCCRCCRSGRIPALCSVLASLLFLPGILYALYFYVPLDAPHCPDLVSRLSFTLQCCAVAAVPVLLGMLTGAVSRFCTASLDPVQVIPRAPALLQLFVTASLEQLSLYTLNLVVLATFLPQAQLKVVPILAGVFVGGRLVYWLSLHVCSSWRGFGSGLTFFPLLVMVVFNLYFLFELGFSKLFPGTEDTLSVLTTPSPWPLEMPRGLRDTADQFLPTNRLDIQRGRG; this is encoded by the exons ATGACATCAACAGGGCACCTAGCCAACAACCACCATGATGTTAAGGAGTTTGACAGTGTGAAGGAGTCtatcagtgacatcatcaaccAGCTACAAGACATAGACCCTGCCCGACTGTCCTTCTCCCCATTCCTGGATCTGGACACACAGATCTCCTTGGCTCCAGTGTCAGACAGTCCTGAATCTTCAGTGGAGGAGCTGcgctccccctctcactctgtgCCTGGTTCACAACACTCCCTAGAGCCATTGACGACAGGGGACCATCTTGACC AGGGTCTTTCCTGCCAAAGTCGATCCTGTGATAATTTCGCAGAGCCACCTCAACAAACGGAGCAAGGAGAGCTGGAGAACACAGTTGCCAGTAATATCCCTTTAGAGCAGACACTGGAGGAGGATCCTTCTGAAAACTATAACAGAGCCCCACTGCCAGATTCTCAGGGTGACATCCCCAAtggcagggacagagagcagtGGAACCCCTTGGAATCCACCAATCTAGAGTCAACAGTTGATGAGGACCACCCACTCATCAGGGCCCTACCAGAATGCATTGAGATGGGTGTCTGGAACCCACAGGAAGAAGGGGAGTGTGAAGCCATTCCAGACAGTGCAGAGAGGGAGcgctgctgttgctgtaggtGCTGCCGAAGTGGCCGCATTCCAGCTCTGTGCTCAGTTCTGGCATCGCTTTTGTTTCTCCCAGGGATTCTATATGCTCTCTACTTCTACGTACCCTTGGATGCCCCTCATTGTCCAGACCTGGTCAGCcgcctctctttcactctccagTGTTGCGCTGTTGCAGCTGTACCCGTTTTGCTGG GCATGCTGACAGGTGCTGTGTCCCGATTCTGCACTGCATCCTTGGACCCAGTGCAGGTGATCCCCAGAGCACCTGCCCTTCTGCAGCTATTTGTTACTGCATCCTTGGAACAGCTTTCTCTATACACCCTCAACCTTGTTGTCTTGGCTACCTTTCTGCCCCAAGCCCAGCTGAAGGTAGTGCCCATTTTGGCTGGAGTCTTTGTGGGAGGAAG gCTTGTTTACTGGCTGTCACTCCACGTCTGCAGCTCATGGCGAGGGTTTGGCTCAGGGCTTACTTTTTTCCCACTCCTGGTCATGGTGGTCTTCAACCTTTACTTTCTGTTTGAGCTTGGCTTCAGTAAGCTCTTCCCTGGAACTGAGGACACACTTTCTGTCCTGACTACCCCTTCTCCCTGGCCACTGGAGATGCCCAGGGGGTTAAGAGACACAGCAGATCAGTTCTTGCCCACAAACCGCTTGGAcatacagagaggcagaggataG